Proteins encoded by one window of Panicum virgatum strain AP13 chromosome 7N, P.virgatum_v5, whole genome shotgun sequence:
- the LOC120681087 gene encoding protein PYRICULARIA ORYZAE RESISTANCE 21-like → KGLIYFSPRFRHYDTLYLFVGFIPVHCAHARVLLTSITLIITVELECCHCSAKIQKVLCCIQDHGEFVIEKIVYEKDKVLVSGPFDADKLSSKLCCKAGRIIKKIEVAKPPSKTPDPPKSPKKEPVMCPYPDPYPYPQPAWPCSCPTPYCCWCPSSKPPPPPPKKEPKPPETKPKPDLVIYPYPYSYTCPQPAWPCSCPTPHCGCKPKPAPSPPPPEPPKPPACQCPAWSPCYCSGGYPPYMPSPMPYPMVVCDDSPPYGACTVM, encoded by the exons aaaggccttatatatttttcacctCGATTTCGACACTACGATACACTGTACTTGTTTGTCGGGTTCATTCCTGTGCACTGTGCACACGCGCGTGTTCTGTTGACATCGATCACGCTCATCATCACCGTGGAGCTGGAGTGCTGCCATTGCAGCGCCAAGATCCAGAAGGTCCTCTGCTGCATCCAAG ACCACGGGGAGTTCGTCATCGAAAAGATCGTGTACGAGAAGGACAAGGTCCTCGTGTCGGGGCCCTTCGACGCCGACAAGCTCTCCTCGAAGCTCTGCTGCAAGGCCGGGAGGATCATCAAGAAAATTGAGGTCGCCAAGCCGCCTTCCAAAACTCCTGATCCACCAAAATCTCCCAAGAAAGAGCCAGTCATGTGCCCGTATCCGGACCCATATCCATACCCGCAGCCCGCTTGGCCGTGCAGCTGCCCCACACCATACTGTTGTTGGTGCCCGTCGTCcaagccaccgccaccgccgccaaaaAAGGAGCCCAAACCTCCTGAGACCAAGCCCAAGCCAGATCTGGTGATATACCCGTATCCGTACTCATATACATGTCCACAACCGGCGTGGCCGTGCAGCTGCCCCACGCCGCACTGTGGATGCAAGCCCAAGCCGGCACCGTCTCCGCCTCCACCTGAGCCACCAAAACCACCCGCATGCCAGTGCCCGGCGTGGTCGCCGTGCTACTGCAGCGGCGGCTACCCGCCGTACATGCCGTCGCCCATGCCGTACCCGATGGTCGTCTGCGATGACAGCCCGCCCTACGGCGCCTGCACCGTCATGTAA